CATTATTGATTTCGGTAGGAATGATTTTTCTGGAGGTGTTATTGAGGAAAGCGTTATCAGAGTCTATTTGAGTCCCCAACACGCAAAGTCTTTCTACATGATCCTGGGTAAGCAGATACAGAGATATGAGGAACGATTTGGACAAATTATATTAGATGAAAAGAAGAGCAAAAAAGAAGGTTAGGCTTATGCGCCCCGAGAAATTCAAAGGAAGACAAATATACTGGAAGACAGGACCTCATAGCCACACAAGAAACGTTCCAGTCGTTCTGTTTTATGAAAGTTGGAACCATGCAATAAGTGGGCATGATGAAATGTATGGCAGAGAATACGAGATCATGGATGTTATTGATGATCCAGACAGAAAAGATGAATCGTGGAATCCTACCGTGAATGTCTATATTAAAGTTAATCGAACAGATAACTTAGTGATTTCTGTTGTGGTAGACTTTGAACATGAGGATTTTGGCTATGTCAAGACCGCTTATGGAGATGAGTATTGTGAAAACGACGATTGATGGCTATAACATCATCTATGACGACTATTCTGACGTTCTTTATGTGAAAGAACGCGGGAAAATCTCGGATCGTGGAAAACCATTTGAGGACGATTTCATAATTCTCAGGAGAAATTCGCAGACTGGTGAAACGGTTGGTCTTACTCTCATTGATTTCTGCAAGTTATACAGATCTAATTATTTCAATGACAAAAAACTGCCATCCCCTTTCAGCATAGCACTCATTGATAAGATCGCTTCAAGACTTGACCGAGGTAAATGAATTAAGGATTGCAGACTTCCCATTCAAAAAGAAGCGTGCCGCAATATACGCAAGATACTCGAGTCAGCATCAGACAGAGCTTTCAGTTGAAGGTCAAACTGAGCGAATACTCGAATATTGCAAGAAAAACGGTTTCGAGATCGTCAAGGAATATGCCGACCGGGGCGTTTCCGCATTTCTCATCGAAAAGAGGCTTGACTTTCAGAAACTCATCCAGGATGCTCTTGAATCAAAATTCGATTATATGTCATTGTCTGGAGCACAGCAGATTTGCCCGCTCGCACCTAGATGCTCGGAAATACAAAGAGCTTTTAGCTGAATACGGAATCAAAGTCATATCTGTGTCCGAACCTTCAATTGAAGGCCCCGAAAACATTCTTCTGGAATCGAATCAAGAAATGCTGGCCGAGTATTTCGCTGCGAAACTTGCGAGAGACAGTATGAGGGGAATGATCACGAAGGCGAAGAAAGGCCAATACTTGGGAGGGATCGTTCCTTTCGGCTATCGAAAAGTTAAGGTCTCTGAAAAGGACTGGAGCTTTGAAAAAGAGGAGAAAGAAGCTCAAGTGGTAAGAGAGATCTTTGAAATGCGGGTGGAGGGCGTTCTTACGATGCAGATAGCCCGCTACGTAAATCAATCGGGGTGGAAAACCCGAAGGGGGAAGGCTTTTACAAACGCCTCTATCGACTGGGTTATTTCGAATCAAAAACATAAAGGCGTTTACTCCTTCAACG
The DNA window shown above is from Mesotoga sp. Brook.08.105.5.1 and carries:
- a CDS encoding DUF3467 domain-containing protein, which translates into the protein MEEKKQAARKEVGAPEVPSERTFYANFAGFKVGLYDFIIDFGRNDFSGGVIEESVIRVYLSPQHAKSFYMILGKQIQRYEERFGQIILDEKKSKKEG